The Vibrio tubiashii ATCC 19109 genome has a segment encoding these proteins:
- the msbA gene encoding lipid A ABC transporter ATP-binding protein/permease MsbA, producing MSLNQDETTWQTFQRLWIYIRQYKAGLAVAVVALIINAAADTYMMSLVKPLLDEGFGDAESNFLRILPFIIFGMMVVRGLSGFVSTYCLSWVSGNVVMEMRRSIFNQFMHMPVSYFDKESAGGLLSRITYDSEQVAGATSRALVSIVREGASIIGLLILMFWNSWQLSLVLIVVAPIVAWGIGFVSKRFRKISKNMQETMGHVTSSAEQMLKGHKVVLSYGGQHVESERFDSVSNQMRQQSMKMVAAQAIANPVIQVIASIALVVVLFLASVDSIRSELTPGTFTVVFSAMFALMRPLKALTNVTSDFQRGMAASQTLFALMDLETEQDNGKYQTEKVRGDIEVKEVTFTYEGKEKPALNNVSFKIPKGKTIALVGRSGSGKSTIANLFTRFYDVDAGNICLDEHDIRDYTLSNLRSHFALVSQNVHLFNDTIANNIAYAATEQYSREQIEEAARLAYAMDFIEKMDDGLDTVIGENGASLSGGQRQRIAIARALLRDAPVLILDEATSALDTESEKAIQSALDELQKNKTVLVIAHRLSTIENADEILVVDEGEIVERGNHSELIEKDGAYAQLHRIQFGA from the coding sequence ATGTCTCTGAATCAAGACGAAACCACGTGGCAAACCTTTCAACGCCTGTGGATTTATATTCGACAGTACAAAGCGGGCCTTGCTGTAGCTGTTGTTGCTCTCATTATTAATGCTGCTGCTGACACTTACATGATGTCGTTGGTCAAACCCTTGCTTGATGAAGGTTTTGGCGATGCAGAATCTAACTTCCTAAGAATTCTCCCTTTTATTATTTTCGGTATGATGGTGGTGCGAGGCCTGAGTGGGTTCGTTTCAACATACTGTTTAAGCTGGGTTTCCGGCAACGTGGTTATGGAGATGAGACGCTCTATCTTTAACCAATTCATGCATATGCCAGTTTCTTACTTTGATAAAGAATCCGCTGGTGGTCTGCTATCTCGCATTACCTATGACTCTGAACAAGTTGCGGGGGCAACGAGTCGAGCATTGGTGAGTATTGTACGTGAAGGTGCCAGTATTATTGGCTTGCTTATCCTTATGTTCTGGAACAGTTGGCAGCTATCACTGGTATTGATTGTTGTTGCTCCGATCGTGGCATGGGGAATCGGTTTTGTTTCGAAACGCTTCCGTAAAATCTCCAAAAACATGCAGGAAACTATGGGGCATGTCACCTCGTCTGCAGAGCAGATGCTAAAAGGCCATAAAGTGGTTTTGAGCTACGGTGGACAACATGTCGAAAGCGAGCGTTTTGATTCAGTGAGCAATCAGATGCGTCAGCAATCGATGAAAATGGTGGCGGCTCAAGCTATTGCTAACCCGGTGATTCAAGTGATCGCATCTATCGCCTTGGTTGTGGTTTTGTTCTTAGCGAGTGTCGATTCAATCCGTTCGGAACTTACACCAGGTACTTTTACTGTCGTGTTTTCTGCCATGTTTGCTCTAATGCGACCGCTTAAAGCGTTGACCAATGTTACCTCTGATTTCCAACGTGGCATGGCAGCAAGCCAAACTTTGTTTGCTTTGATGGATCTAGAAACCGAGCAAGACAACGGTAAGTACCAAACTGAGAAAGTACGTGGTGATATTGAAGTGAAAGAAGTGACCTTTACCTATGAAGGTAAAGAAAAGCCAGCACTGAATAATGTCAGCTTTAAAATTCCGAAAGGCAAAACCATTGCGCTTGTGGGTCGTTCCGGTTCGGGTAAGAGCACCATTGCTAACCTATTTACCCGTTTCTACGATGTAGATGCAGGCAATATATGTCTTGATGAGCATGACATCCGTGATTACACCTTAAGTAATTTACGTTCACATTTCGCTTTAGTATCGCAAAACGTTCACTTATTTAACGACACAATCGCCAACAATATTGCTTATGCTGCAACTGAGCAATACAGTCGTGAGCAAATCGAAGAAGCTGCGCGTTTAGCTTATGCCATGGACTTCATTGAGAAGATGGATGATGGCTTAGATACGGTTATTGGTGAAAACGGCGCAAGTCTGTCTGGTGGTCAGCGTCAGCGTATCGCAATTGCACGCGCACTATTACGTGATGCACCTGTACTGATTCTCGATGAGGCGACATCCGCACTTGATACCGAGTCGGAAAAGGCAATTCAGTCGGCGCTGGACGAACTGCAAAAGAACAAAACAGTATTGGTCATTGCACACCGTCTTTCTACAATTGAAAATGCCGATGAAATTTTGGTTGTGGATGAAGGTGAGATTGTCGAACGTGGTAATCACAGTGAGTTGATTGAGAAAGATGGCGCTTACGCTCAGCTTCATCGAATTCAATTCGGTGCCTAG